A single genomic interval of Lathyrus oleraceus cultivar Zhongwan6 chromosome 7, CAAS_Psat_ZW6_1.0, whole genome shotgun sequence harbors:
- the LOC127105729 gene encoding mRNA cap guanine-N7 methyltransferase 1, with protein MKRGYRESPSSSFGPPQSKSRHNSQGDANFLEDETTKNFAQKVADHYSARSNQTLEEREASPIIHLKKLNNWIKSVLIQLYARRGDAVLDLACGKGGDLIKWDKAKIGYYVGIDIADGSIKDCRTRYNGDADHHQRRKKFSFPARLMCGDCYEVRLDKVLADDAPFDICSCQFALHYSWSTEARARRALANVSALLRPGGIFIGTMPDANVIIKKLREAEGLTFGNSVYWIRFDEEFSDKKFKSSSPFGTKYTFHLEDAVDCPEWIVPFDVFKSLAEEYDFELVFAKNSHEFVHEYMKRPEFVELMRRLGALGDGNQDQGTLSADEWEAAYLYMSFVLRKRGQPDKNQASSKKDRGLMHITEDDIMFINGYDY; from the exons ATGAAACGAGGCTACCGAGAATCTCCTTCATCTTCATTCGGTCCACCTCAATCTAAATCTAGACATAACTCTCAAG GTGATGCGAATTTCCTGGAGGATGAAACCACAAAGAATTTTGCTCAGAAAGTAGCTGATCATTACAGTGCAAGATCAAACCAGACCCTGGAAGAACGAGAAGCTAGCCCAATAATTCATTTGAAGAAACTTAATAATTGG ATTAAGAGTGTCTTAATTCAGCTTTACGCTCGCCGAGGAGATGCAGTACTTGACCTTGCCTGTGGCAAG GGTGGTGATCTTATCAAATGGGACAAGGCCAAAATTGGATATTATGTTGGTATTGACATTGCGGACGGTTCA ATCAAAGATTGCCGTACCCGTTACAATGGTGATGCTGACCATCATCAACGACGTAAAAAGTTTTCGTTTCCTGCTCGCCTCATGTGTGGAGATTGTTACGAG GTTCGCTTAGACAAAGTTCTTGCAGATGATGCTCCTTTTGATATCTGCAGTTGCCAG TTTGCATTGCATTACTCCTGGTCTACAGAGGCACGTGCTCGGCGAGCATTGGCTAATGTGTCAGCTTTACTTCGTCCTGGAGGCATTTTCATTGGAACTATGCCAGATGCCAATGTGATTATCAAGAAGCTTAGAGAAG CTGAAGGGTTGACTTTTGGCAACAGTGTCTACTGGATCCGTTTTGACGAAGAATTTTCTGATAAG AAATTTAAATCTTCCAGCCCCTTTGGAACCAAGTACACGTTCCATTTGGAG GATGCTGTTGATTGTCCTGAATGGATTGTCCCCTTTGACGTATTCAAGTCATTAGCTGAAGAG TATGATTTTGAGCTTGTTTTTGCAAAGAACTCGCATGAATTTGTTCATGAGTATATGAAACGACCGGAATTTGTGGAGCTCATGCGAAGACTTGGTGCGTTGGGGGATGGCAACCAAGATCAGG GTACACTATCAGCTGATGAATGGGAAGCGGCATATTTATACATGTCATTTGTATTGAGAAAG CGAGGCCAACCTGACAAAAACCAAGCGAGCAGCAAAAAAGATCGAGGATTGATGCATATTACAGAGGACGACATAATGTTTATTAATGGCTATGACTATTGA